In a single window of the Mus musculus strain C57BL/6J chromosome 6, GRCm38.p6 C57BL/6J genome:
- the Olfr212 gene encoding olfactory receptor 212 — translation MERLTAEETRNGTWVQEFVLEGFPVAEHLRILFFLMHLLAYLASLMGNTLIISITCLDHRLQTPMYFFLSTFSFVECCFITTVIPQLLAIFLSGRQTISFVACFTQAFFFLFLGATVFYLLAVLSLDRYLAICKPLHYPTIMSPRMCFLLVTVCLALGFLFMAGPVVMLSQSSYCGPNVIPHFFCDFGPLANLSCLDTRSVEMLFFNLALIVLFGSLLVAIFAYSNIVVTIVGLPSAREQQRAFSTCSSHLIVLSLMYGSCVFIYMKPKQTSRLDTNREAALVNTVVTPLLNPVIYTLRNKQVHQALRDALSRVKLPRFQRSNAPSL, via the coding sequence ATGGAACGGCTGACGGCAGAGGAAACAAGGAATGGGACATGGGTCCAGGAGTTTGTCCTTGAGGGGTTCCCTGTGGCCGAGCACCTGAGGATCCTCTTCTTCCTGATGCACTTGCTGGCCTACTTGGCTTCCCTCATGGGCAACACGCTCATAATTAGCATCACCTGCTTGGACCACCGATTGCAGAcgcccatgtacttcttcctcagcaCTTTCTCCTTTGTGGAGTGCTGTTTTATAACTACAGTTATCCCCCAGCTGCTCGCCATCTTTCTGTCAGGGAGGCAAACCatctcctttgtggcttgcttcaCACaggcctttttctttcttttcctgggaGCAACTGTTTTTTACCTCCTGGCTGTCTTATCCCTGGATCGCTATCTGGCCATCTGCAAACCTCTACATTATCCAACCATCATGAGCCCAAGGATGTGCTTTCTCCTTGTTACTGTGTGCTTAGCTTTGGGATTCCTCTTCATGGCTGGTCCAGTTGTGATGCTTTCCCAGTCATCCTACTGTGGCCCCAATGTTATTCCTCACTTTTTCTGTGATTTTGGGCCACTGGCAAATCTCTCATGTTTAGATACCAGGTCGGTTGAGATGCTATTTTTTAACCTTGCATTAATTGTGCTTTTTGGTTCCCTTCTGGTAGCCATCTTTGCATACAGCAACATAGTGGTCACAATAGTGGGTCTCCCTTCGGCCAGGGAGCAACAGAGAGCTTTTTCCACTTGTTCCTCTCATCTCATTGTCCTCTCTTTAATGTATGGCAgctgtgtatttatatacatgaaGCCAAAGCAGACAAGCAGGCTGGACACCAACCGAGAGGCTGCTCTTGTGAACACGGTAGTGACACCCCTTCTGAACCCTGTTATCTACACCCTGAGAAACAAGCAGGTCCACCAGGCTCTGAGGGATGCACTGTCCAGGGTTAAATTACCCAGATTTCAGAGGAGCAATGCACCTTCCCTTTGA